The segment CACCTGAGGGTAATTTGACGGAGCCAGGAGAGTCGAGAGACGGTGGGGATGTTTGGAAATGGTGGTGAAGAGGGGTGGCAGTAGGTGTTTTCAGGGGTTGCTGATGGTTTGGTCTTCATCGTTGTGCTTTGGTCTGTAAAGATGAAGCTCTTTGATTCTCAGGAGGAGGCGGATCTGAAACCCCCATTTACAAACCTTCGTTTCAGAGTTAGAACAACAATTAGGGTTCTCCCCTCTCTATCTCACAGAAGCTCGTCTGAAAACCATTGGATCTTTCTGAGATACAGATTAATAGGCAAAGTTGCTTTTGATAATGGAGATTacaattagggtttcttttttcTGCATATCCTTAAGAAGAAGAGGACGATGAAGATATGGGGTCTGcaatgaagagagagagagagagagagagagacggatgggagagagagagagagtttaagagagagagagagggatttttttctttttcttttaattatgaaactatttaaataaataaataaactaaaaaaataaaaacaaagggcaaaatggtcattataaaagaattgaaagtaaattggaccaaagtgacaagaAAATGAATACCTGTGGACCATGAGTGCTAGTCCAAACCTGTTTGGCCCAAAGTGGCAAATTCAacctaaccacagggaccattcttgcaattttgtctattttgtATGGTTGCCGACCATCATCGTAACAAAATAGAACCACAAGGCAGACACAGTTAATATAACTGGACTGAAAGTGAACAATCATACAAGCAGAGGACAATTTATGTAGATAACTTTTTCTAAATTTGTTTGGAAAACTTTTACTTCAAATACCCAGATTTTGTAATCTTTTCAAAGTTGAGGATCATTTTTAATAATTGTGTACCACACTCCCCCACTTCCAGCTGAAAAGCATAACATTTTAgctctattttttattttatttttatcgttTTTACTTTTTCTCCCTGCCTTGGAAATATAATTTTGTGTCTTTCGTGGGCTTCTTTTCTTTTCATCTGCAAATTCTCAGAACAGAATCTTTATTCACTCTCAGAAAAGAATCTTTATTCACTCTTTGTTCAAACATTAAGCACACGCAAATGTGTGTATCGCAATCTTTCTACAGAAATATTTGATCTTTGAGCAAGAAAATGTCTGAAACCCCAGCGGAGGTTTGCTTGGTTCGCTGCCCTAAATGTGAAAGTCTGCTGCCTGAAGTTACTGATTACTCTGTTTATCAGTGTGGTGGTTGTGGCGCTATTCTTCATGGTATAATTTCTTCACCCCctccccatctctctctctctctctctctctctctctctctctctctctctctcttataaataaataaagaaactgGAATGGCGTTTAATGACATGTTATTTTTCGTTCATAGATGTGATTAGGATGTAACGTACATGTTTTTTGTGGAAAGTATATTACGTTTTTTTACAGATAGGGTTTCATAATATACGAACTTTGATTTACACTATGTGTTCTTCATGATTGCTTAATGCATAGGTGATTTTGGGCGAAAATTGTACGTTTCTGTGAAaattttgatcttttttttttttttttttttttttttttttttcagttgcgTTTTCATATTGTATATGGAATTTTGCATGATCTGAGTTTTTTTAGTTTCCCAGCAAACTAATCGTATTGGGttatattgtttttattattaacaGCAAGCCGTAAACCCATCCACTCAGCAAAAGTTTCTAATGAAGAAAACGATGAGGTTTCAAACAATAAGTCTAAAGAATTACAAAATGTCAACTTCTCGAGTCAGAAAACAAAGAATTTAAGTTTAGACTTCAATCAAGATGATCTTAGATGTAACGAGAGCATGCAGATTGATCAAAAGATGGAGAATTTGAACATAAATGGTGAATCGGGAAACTTGGAACCCCAAATAAACACTTCACGAAGACCTTTTCAGTCCTCGATTAACCAAGATGAAATCTTACGGAAATTAGACGAACTTAAGGATCAAATTGTTCAGGCTAAAGAAAAAACTTCATTTTCTAACAATCTTATTAGATCACGACCTCCAATTCCATCCCCATATCAACATCCTTACTTTTCCAGTCAATATGTTAGTAAAGATTCGGATGCTCGTATGCAATTTCACCATCTTTTATGTTCTTGTCTGATTTGCTACACCAATCACCACCGTCCCCGCCCTCCACCACCACTTCACTACCGCCATGACTATCGAAAACCCTACACACAGTGGTCAGGCAACCTTAATCGTCCCCGGAGATGGATTTTAGCTGCCGGAGGGAGGCGGTGCCGCCTGGTAGCTGGCGGCTCTCCGTTTATAGCTTGTTACAATTGTTTTGAATTGCTTCAAATACCCACGAAAAGCTATGGAAAAACTCTAAAGAAATTGAGATGTGCAACGTGCTCTCAAGTGATCTTGATTTCTGTTGTCGACAAGAAGCTCGTTAGCAACCCTGAGAAGATCGGTGGTAAAATTAACAAAGAAAATATGCATAAATGGCGTGTCAATACCATGGAGTTTTCATCCAATGATTTTGATGTTTCGGGTGATTTTGATTTCAAATGGTTAGATAGAAGTTTATCTTCACCACCTTCCGAATCTTCACTTCAAGATCATTTTGATTATTCAACATCGGTTTCCCGCCAAAGCTCCATGAAAGATGTTGCCACTGAGATCAGAATTTTGTCAAACGAGGGTAGTGTTAACAATGGTACATCTCAAGAATCTTTGGATCAACAAGATGATACAGGAGGACATGAATCTTTCTTGTTGGGTATGATCAagaaaagcttcaagctttcaaGATCTAATGATCATGTTGACCCTGGAAAAGTCAACGTTACGGTCAACGGGCAACCGTTGCCTGATCGGGTGGTCAAGAAAGCTGAAAAGATTTCTGGACCGATACAACCAGGGGATTACTGGTAAGTCCTGCATGAAattaaaacacacaaatgttcaacATGTTTTGATGGAGTTGTTGTTTGTTTTGTTGCACCAGGTATGATTCCAGAGCTGGATTCTGGGGCATGATGGGTGGCCCATGTCGTGGCATAATTCCGGTAATTTCTTCTGTGAGTCATTTTTGCAAATTTGTTAGAGGAGTTAGGACTTAATGCATGGGTAAAAATTTAAAGTGTTATTTATCTGACTTTATTTATTAAAACGTTCTTTCagcattaagtcaaaaagaaacttAAATATTAGCTTAAGGGTTAATAATCAATTAATCCGGTGTTGCCCTCCGTCCTTCAGGTTGAGGGTTCAACTCCCGTCGTGGACATAGGTAGATTTAAGGAGTAGTTTAGATTtgtcgtttaaaaaaaaaaataatcttGATAGCTATACATTGGCCGAGTCTTTTTGACTTGACCCGTACATATTGACTTAATGGGTTAAACCCCCCAAAAAATAACGGCTTATTGTTTTAAGACACTAACCCTTTATCCATTTTCTCTTTTTTCCATCCCAACTCCTCACACGTTAAAATTTATAAATACTGAGAATTTTGTTTTttaagtaaattacatttttggtccatgaATGCAGCGGACTTTTGCTTAGGTTCCAAAAACTTCTCTTGCAGTTTTGGTCTACATTTGAGATTCTTGTAATGTTTTTGGTTCCGGTTTcaattaaaatgactatttttggtcctgagtatagctgatttttgcaatttttgtaaaaatataGTCATTTTTTGGAACAGGGACCAaagtccaaaaacattaaaaagaagataaagaaggaccaaaattgcaactTAGTTGTTCATTTTGTTTTGGCAGCCATTTATCGAAGAATTCAATTACATGATGCCTGAAAAGTGTGCTGATGGGCATACAGGTGTTTTTGTGAATGGGCGGGAGTTGCATGAAAGGGACTTGGATTTGCTTGCAAGCAGAGGGCTGCCAACCGATACAGATCGATCCTACATAATTGAGATATCTGGGAGAGTGCTTCACGAAGGATCCGGTAGCGAGCTTCAATGTCTCGGAAAACTTGCTCCTACGTAagtttttgtttatatatatatatatatatatatatatatatatatatatatatatatatatatatatatatatatatatatatatatatatatatatatatatatatatatatatatatatatatatatatattcccattttacccttggcataaaataagggggtgtttggattggGAAAAAATaggttgcttattgcttattgcttaatcCCACCGTAATAACCAAATTTAAGTGTTTTGATAGGAGTCTTTAAAAACCAGCTTATTGCGGTAGGAATAAGCTAAATAAGCTGATTTTAATAAGCAAGGGGGGAATGCttattgtttattgcttattgATCATTTTACTCATATAAGCTGTTTTGTTTGCCAAACACTTAAAATGCTTATTGTtgattgcttattgcttattctcaCCGTAATAtgctaatccaaacacattttaaagaaatgtttattcccaccgcaataagcaaataaacaaaataaacaataAGTTAATAAGCTAAAAACTATTTATCCTAACACCCCTATgtcaaaagtcaaaattatcTTTTTGTTGACAGGGTTGAGAACAAAAAGCATGGATTTGGGATGAAACCCCCGAAAATGATGGATTAATGACGGATTTATGGAAGTTCAATTGTTGCACTCCAAGAAAATCTTGAATTCGTGTTATCGTTTCAAATTTACTAATTGTTCATATATTGTTAATTAAATTAATCCTGTTAGCTAGCATGTGCCAATTTTGTCGGATAAATAGGtgatttattttcaaaacatttccATCATTAATGACCTTAGTAACAAATGTAACTCATAACTAGTTAACTACCCATCTATGCATtaatcaattaattttttttaattaaaatattaccTCCAAGTATTAATGCCATGCACTGAAACTGGTTTTCTGACTTTTCTCTATCTATAGAAACAATCGAAACAAAATCACCAAATGAGTTAAAATGGCTTAAATGATTGGAAAAGATCTTCAGTCACAACTCACAACTTTGTTTCACACTTTGAGTTCCAAATCTCAAGCTTGATCATCAGCATGGCAATAGTAAACATATTTGTTGGCCATTTTTATGAcgaataaacttcaactcatcAATTTGACAATTTAAATACAATTTTGACGGTAAAATATTTCTTTTTTATCAATTTGTTTTTGTGATCAAccaattttatttatattatttaattaatttttgtaTAACGTGTCCATTTTATAGTTGTTAGAAACTATTGGATCCACACCATCACTATTACTATTGTCGTCGTAATTCTATGGTCATTGATGCATACTTCTATTCTTTCACATGTTTGATTCCCACTAAAATTGCAACATAGAAATTCCGTCTTAGCGCTGATATGTAGTTCTGATAtgtagttctttttttttttttttaatatcatcTTCAACCCATTTCTATTTTCCCCTCAAACATGAAGTAAAAAAATGAGGTAAATAATGTTTTAATCTCCaactctattttattttttatttcatttttaccTCCAAAAAATATATTCTATTCTTCTAAGTTATATCAATTGCCAAACACACCAATTCTAagttatattaattaatataatttaatatataacacggtattatcaatattaaatattacatttaaattataattagtagataaaaaaaccagaaatgtataaatatataaaaagagaGACTAAAATCGACAACTCAATGTTCATCCTTATTGTGGGaaaatgaatagtataacaccaAATATAATGCTATATTATTCATTACTCTTAAGATGAAAGAATAAATGAGATAAGATTAGAGAGGAATGGaggaaaaaatgaaagaaataatgGAAAATAAGAGTGAGTTGGAGATACTCTAAGGATATCCTAACATTGAGCTAGTCTAAATTATGTCGTCAACAAAAAACAAACATTATATGGGTCTATAAATTTTGTTTATAATCAAGGTGAAGATGTAACAATTCCTAATGAAGCCCGATTCTAATAGGGAAAACCTTCAGCTCGTTAATTGAAGAATGTtgcttatgttttttttttttgaataattaTAATAGTTATGTACTAAATTTGCATACTTTTTAGGGCATTATGGAAGATTGATTACTATACAATTTAATGGAATATCAAATTATCATTATATTTTTCATATAATTCTATCATTTTTCTCCTAATGTATTTAATTATATAGAGTTCaaagaaaaatataattttttttttgacatttattTAAGgattaaaaaattttattttgcccattgaaaagttcaatttatGACCATCGAACTCCAAGGTGTTATCTACTATGATTGAATTTAACTATTGAATGCAAACCAGACATAgttaaaatataaatacaaatataaataaacagataaaaaaatgaaaaaccaaaaaacataaaaaaagaaaaacCAATCTTATTTAACATAAAaccaaaaaatttaaattggcataaaggtgcaactGATTTCCTAGAAAACATTAGAAAACGAAAAACTAAAATATAGTGAATTTTATGATAATTATACAAAATATAATGACTTTTATTCCGTTTGGTTTCATcatataaaaaactaaaaactaaaattgcatgtattgatTTTTTGTTGCAGTTTGGCTCGTCCATCAACACCACAACCATCGATGCGGTTAtgtaaaaataaaatgatatttaatGATTTTTTTGTTGCAAGTTTTTTGGTTTTAGGTTGAATAAAATGCATTATAAAGAAGGGGGGAGATGGGTATATATAGCGAGTAATTCCAATTGTGTCTCGTCGAGAATAATAACTTTTGTGAAGATGATTTACGTTTTGACGATggaaaaacttaaatttcaattTATGTGTGTGTTTACCTATTCTGAGCGTTTCTTAATTATAGTATTTCATTATTCATAATGTTTGAGGAGTAGTTTCTAGCATATACTGTGaggtaattatttattaatttgattatGGGGAGTTATTGTTGGGTTGTATACTAGTGCTAGTGGGTTTATAGAAGAATCAAGAATGTTGTTCTATTTTATTTGGAGGCTTTTCAAATAACTGGAGTTCTGGGCCAGGGCACTAAGTAGCCACAATATATcctttaagatgtaataagttggAACCATGCATCTTTCTTGAGATGATTGTTACTGTTCATAAGAGATATACTCTGTCTTTGAACTAATGGATATTCATATGTGGCTGAGTACCTCTTTATGAGAAGCTAATAATAGGACCATCCACCAAAACAAATAAAAGgattagtgtgtgtctatatatatatatatatatatatatatatatatatatatatatatatatatatatatatatatatatatatatatatatatatatatatatatatatatatatatatatatgcgatcTCGTCCTCTGGCAATGGTGGTTGAAGGTATCCTCTGTTTCGGTATGATCTGCGAGATCACAACAGGAAAGAAGGCCGTCAACCGTTCTCCGAGAAGAGGTCCCGGAAAAACGCTCCGACTGTCAAGTCAATGTTTTATCTAAGAGAGTGGTAGAATCTAATAGAGATAACTTACTTTCCCGGGGTGGTGTAGGAGACATTTTATACTGAGGTCTCTTGTTAGTCCGTACATGGGACAAGGGCATCAGACCTGACATGATCTGGCGCTCTGATTGGCCAATCGTGCTCCTCGTTATGTCGGAGCTAGCGATTGACTCAAGTGGTAAATCTCTGAGCTTACTCCTTGTCGTCTGGAGCTGTTAGATTTGTCGTGGAGCAGAGAGTGTCTGTTGCAGGGGCTTGGCTCTTGCACGGGCCTTTTGCTGGATTGACGCCCACGGGCGCGAGGTTTTCCTGGGGCGGCCACAACCAGGAAGGTCTTAGCCGTGCAGCCCGGGTGGTGGTGTATCTGGTGTGACTATTGGCCTGCACCATGGTGCATATTATCAAGTCCCACAGTCCAGTAGTTGTAGTTTTTGTAGTAGATTAACTATGATGTTATGGACTTAACTACTTCTACACGTGTCACCTTGGGGTATGCTAGACACTTCCGTTTTTTCGACGACGTGACCGCCTGCCTTGCTTGTTAGTTACATCAACTACGTCAGGGATTTTGAATATCCCTCCCTTTTTCCTCATTATAAACGATCCTCCATTTCCTGTTATCTTTTAACGCGTTTTTTAGCCCTTCCATCCTCTTCTCTAAAAACTTCTTCCACTCTCATGGCCAGCCGTCCCGGTATCGCTCCTTCTACTACCGAGTTTGAAACTCTCCAAGAGGCTTATGGTTTCTCTCCGATTGACGGAGTGGAGTTTCCAGCTTCTAATTAGATGATTGTGTCCCCTCCACATGGGAAACTCGGCATTTATCCGAAAACCTTTGATGTAGGGATTCAAATTCATTTTACTTGTAACATCTGGAACCCTAAGGTACTaaaattcattcattcatttattttgcattatgAGGGTCCTTACGACGTGATATATTGGGGATCACGACGTGAGGGACCATTGACCTGTTGTCCCGCATTTTGGAGACTCACAATGTGAGGCACAAGGTCTCACAACTTAAGAGTGGATTAATTgtagggttttagtatactacaacatcctacgatgcatatacaaccctaaatgctttggatctatgttttctctaattatacatgcgaTATTgcttccaaagcattaagcctacaactagcatggaaatgacataatcaacataaaaaggaattatagaattacctctttgttatagcttgtagaacttcttgagtttggcctttaagaacttagtgctcCAAGTGtcgcacctcaaatggaatcacaacacacctagaacaAAGGAGACTTTTGAGAGACTAGTATTTCTTGCACCAAAATCGTCTCATGGAACTCCAAGACTCACTAGTGTATCTAGTCACcaattttggatgctaaggggcttcttatatagtgtggcaagattagggttacaccatgtaaaccctaatgtgcatgaccttccatattccttaggctccatgggtttaaacccccatggatcatccatgggttgtaacgttggtttagcccaacctaaagaatcatggatcattggcccacaccataagaatgaatgatttaccaaatcaatccccatatatttaattagtctcttttgatcataaaattaattccaaattaattcttgatcaatactaattaaataatatgatttcatattaatattttagaacttataatatattaacaaatcataaataaccttttctcaaAAATCCATCATATCAAATTGTCCTAGTgatatgtaacccaaatggactatgctactcttgggtcaagtacataccaattataggtatggtcttagacacctaatccaataatctcccacttcgataagtctaataactattatttcaagtatgactccacaacccgactagcaagcgtagctcttaaaagccgctgtcgaattctgacctagtcaatgacgcgtccattatacaacggatcatatattcctccattctagatatcatatggactgagacatggattataatcattttctttgtccatctgttgtttcccaatttctaatttatgacgatcgactaattgaacaaatcaaatcagtccaggcttggccaaacacttaggtttgtcatcaccaaatcatcgagggccccacatATACCgtttttatccacatggggtaaaaggaacggataaacttcgacccaaattcttgcttgtacttactcataaaattacacacaacaatatgttttataacaccaagttactggtgcgtttacatatgtcaatgtgcaatcgactcgcaactacaactcacatgtctccgtttcaagaatataagatattatcgtctcacaatcactcgtgataaaatccatgaagtgatttagatgagcgtgggttgaatccaatacgcgaatcttattccaggagtactcatgaacactgcagctaaCTTGTGTTATGCCTAAAATATCTTGACAAACTAcatacccattcatgacagtcttgcctcaacacctacttccaaagtatgatcgaccgtggatggtttgaataacctagttattcgggaagtcaaaacatgcaaagtgatgcacaagaataatactaatcctatatggccccaaaacttttgagtgccatattgattactcattattcattatataatgtttcgatttatcaacttaatacttgaataaaaacaatagctatgtcatgctccaagcatgcacactatgtttgtctatggtcctgactttgtgaaatagatcaattgaaaacatttcaatgatgctcatttcataattccaaatcgttattgcaagtgtaagaattccaaattcttgtcactgctaaaCTATCATGTAATGCAGCCTTTGTATTGTCATggtaccaaaagtcacagagacttgaccaacgatattacaaaactttccactggatattgataacaaaacaattccaaggaagcgaagtcttaaattcaaagtacattcctttgaacatccttcttgcataaaagtttctaactttctcatgtATTCTTAatctccaactcccaatatggaaacattccatatcttgccatacgacaactcattattaataaaatcctgtctgttcataataatgtcaatatggtctatctattactatacttccaactgtccttaagcgaccaatccttagcgaacctaagattgtccttaacatttgttaaccactttagtcatatccggttgtagtcccttttccctcttaatgccctaggcatttggaaaatttagaacatgagaatattatagcatatgcaatcgatcttgTACTCGAAGCACATGGGATGTGAGTCATAATCTCTAACATAAAGACAcgatacttgatcagtcttttgctataatatttctatttgccatgttctcacaattcgaattatgaagagggatgttgtaatcatattcaaattttgagaacgcaattaacatttcgatatatagaatttctttatgttccattctaacataacattcatatatatatatatatatatatatatatatatatatatatatatatatatatatatatatatatatatatatatatatatatatatgactaaatttgattaaaactcaatctaagcttttagattttgatatgaagtataatttcctctcccttaattatagcaaaacaactttctaAACCCTGTAATTTTGCAATTTGAAaccctttgtttttctataattaacattgttaacttgcaacacttataataattatgctcccaccagcataataattacattctcattaacataatacttatgctcccactagctttgacatgtacccagaaatcagctggacttctagaaataaatacttattgactttcttaccaaagttcagatttctgatacgagatgcttcgataagactttatctaggcttatCAAAAccctacacctttccttagatagctcacatgtgtgtctaaacaattttagaacttacaacaataagtcccaaatgtttagaccttttccatttctcacaattcgaactacgaagagggatgctgtaatcataatcaaatttgagaatgcaaatatcacaattgctatctctttaaaatctacttagtgaaagcgtttcctcacaatcattttcatgaattggagagaaa is part of the Lactuca sativa cultivar Salinas chromosome 7, Lsat_Salinas_v11, whole genome shotgun sequence genome and harbors:
- the LOC111894634 gene encoding uncharacterized protein LOC111894634 isoform X1 is translated as MSETPAEVCLVRCPKCESLLPEVTDYSVYQCGGCGAILHASRKPIHSAKVSNEENDEVSNNKSKELQNVNFSSQKTKNLSLDFNQDDLRCNESMQIDQKMENLNINGESGNLEPQINTSRRPFQSSINQDEILRKLDELKDQIVQAKEKTSFSNNLIRSRPPIPSPYQHPYFSSQYVSKDSDARMQFHHLLCSCLICYTNHHRPRPPPPLHYRHDYRKPYTQWSGNLNRPRRWILAAGGRRCRLVAGGSPFIACYNCFELLQIPTKSYGKTLKKLRCATCSQVILISVVDKKLVSNPEKIGGKINKENMHKWRVNTMEFSSNDFDVSGDFDFKWLDRSLSSPPSESSLQDHFDYSTSVSRQSSMKDVATEIRILSNEGSVNNGTSQESLDQQDDTGGHESFLLGMIKKSFKLSRSNDHVDPGKVNVTVNGQPLPDRVVKKAEKISGPIQPGDYWYDSRAGFWGMMGGPCRGIIPPFIEEFNYMMPEKCADGHTGVFVNGRELHERDLDLLASRGLPTDTDRSYIIEISGRVLHEGSGSELQCLGKLAPTVENKKHGFGMKPPKMMD
- the LOC111894634 gene encoding uncharacterized protein LOC111894634 isoform X2, with the translated sequence MSETPAEVCLVRCPKCESLLPEVTDYSVYQCGGCGAILHASRKPIHSAKVSNEENDEVSNNKSKELQNVNFSSQKTKNLSLDFNQDDLRCNESMQIDQKMENLNINGESGNLEPQINTSRRPFQSSINQDEILRKLDELKDQIVQAKEKTSFSNNLIRSRPPIPSPYQHPYFSSQYVSKDSDARMQFHHLLCSCLICYTNHHRPRPPPPLHYRHDYRKPYTQWSGNLNRPRRWILAAGGRRCRLVAGGSPFIACYNCFELLQIPTKSYGKTLKKLRCATCSQVILISVVDKKLVSNPEKIGGKINKENMHKWRVNTMEFSSNDFDVSGDFDFKWLDRSLSSPPSESSLQDHFDYSTSVSRQSSMKDVATEIRILSNEGSVNNGTSQESLDQQDDTGGHESFLLGMIKKSFKLSRSNDHVDPGKVNVTVNGQPLPDRVVKKAEKISGPIQPGDYWYDSRAGFWGMMGGPCRGIIPVFL